One genomic region from Ochotona princeps isolate mOchPri1 chromosome 5, mOchPri1.hap1, whole genome shotgun sequence encodes:
- the MAP3K2 gene encoding mitogen-activated protein kinase kinase kinase 2 has protein sequence MMDDQQALNSIMQDLAVLHKASRPALSLQETRKTKSSSPKKQNDVRVKFEHRGEKRILQFPRPVKLEDLRSKAKIAFGQSMDLHYTNNELVIPLTTQDDLDKAVELLDRSIHMKSLKILLVTNGNPQVTNLEPLPSLEDLDNTVFGAERKKRLSVIGSTSRDRSSPPPGYIPDELHQVARNGSFTSINSEGEFIPESMDQMLDPLSLSSPENSGSGSCPSLDSPLDGESYPKSRMPRAQSYPDNHQEFSDYDNPIFEKFGKGGTYPRRYHISYHHQEYNDGRKTFPRARRTQGTSFRSPVSFSPTDHSLSTSSGSSVFTVDYDDSRVRRRGSDIENPTLTVMDISPPSRSPRAPTNWRLGKLLGQGAFGRVYLCYDVDTGRELAVKQVQFDPESPETSKEVNALECEIQLLKNLLHERIVQYYGCLRDPQEKTLSIFMEYMPGGSIKDQLKAYGALTESVTRKYTRQILEGVHYLHSNMIVHRDIKGANILRDSTGNVKLGDFGASKRLQTICLSGTGMKSVTGTPYWMSPEVISGEGYGRKADIWSVACTVVEMLTEKPPWAEFEAMAAIFKIATQPTNPKLPPHVSDYTRDFLKRIFVEAKLRPSADELLRHMFVHYH, from the exons AATCCTTCAATTCCCCAGACCAGTTAAACTGGAAGATCTGAGGTCTAAAGCTAAAATTGCCTTTGGACAATCTATGGACCTACATTACACCAATAATGAg tTAGTAATTCCATTAACTACCCAAGATGACTTGGACAAAGCTGTGGAACTGCTGGATCGCAGTATTCATATGAAGAGCCTCAAAATATTACTTGTGACAAATGGTAATCCACAG GTTACTAATCTAGAACCTTTGCCATCACTAGAAGATTTGGATAATACAGTATTtggagcagagaggaaaaaaCGGCTTTCTGTAATAG gtTCCACTAGTAGAGACAGAagttcccctcccccaggatACATTCCAGATGAATTACACCAGGTTGCCCGGAATGGCTCATTCACTAGCATCAACAGCGAAGGAGAATTCATTCCAGAGAGCATGGACCAA atgcTGGATCCCTTATCTTTAAGCAGCCCTGAAAATTCTGGCTCAGGGAGTTGTCCGTCACTTGACAGTCCTTTGGATGG agagaGCTATCCAAAATCACGAATGCCTAGGGCACAGAGCTACCCAGATAATCATCAGGAATTTTCAG ATTATGATAACCCCATCTTTGAGAAATTTGGAAAAGGAGGAACATATCCAAGAAGGTATCATATTTCATATCACCACCAAGAGTATAATGATG gCCGTAAAACTTTCCCCAGAGCCAGAAGGACCCAGGGGACCAGCTTCCGCTCTCCTGTGAGCTTCAGTCCTACCGACCACTCCCTAAGTACCAGCAGCGGCAGCAGTGTCTTCACTGTGGACTACGACGACAGCCGAGTGAGAAGAAGGGGAAGTGACATAGAGAACCCTACTCTGACTGTGATGGACATCAGCCCCCCTAGCCGTT CACCTCGAGCTCCAACCAACTGGAGATTGGGCAAACTGCTTGGCCAAGGAGCTTTTGGCAGGGTCTACCTCTGTTACGATGTCGACACCGGAAGAGAATTGGCTGTTAAGCAAGTTCAGTTTGACCCTGAGAGCCCTGAGACCAGCAAG gaagtaaaTGCACTTGAATGTGAAATTCAGCTGCTGAAGAACTTGCTGCATGAGCGAATTGTTCAATACTATGGCTGTTTGAGGGACCCCCAGGAAAAAACACTTTCCATATTTATGGAGTATATGCCAGGG GGTTCAATTAAGGACCAGTTGAAAGCGTATGGAGCTCTCACTGAGAGTGTGACAAGAAAATACACCCGCCAGATTTTAGAGGGCGTCCATTATTTGCACAGTAATATGATTGTCCATAGAGATATCAAAG gtgcAAATATCCTGCGAGATTCAACAGGCAATGTCAAACTAGGAGATTTTGGGGCCAGCAAGCGGCTTCAGACCATCTGTCTCTCGGGCACGGGAATGAAGTCCGTCACGGGCACACCCTACTGGATGAGTCCTGAAGTCATCAGCGGAGAAGGCTATGGCAGGAAGGCGGACATCTG gAGTGTAGCATGTACTGTGGTAGAAATGTTAACTGAGAAGCCACCATGGGCTGAATTTGAAGCAATGGCTGCCATCTTTAAAATTGCGACTCAGCCAACAAACCCGAAACTGCCACCTCATGTCTCCGACTACACTCGGGATTTCCTCAAACGGATTTTTGTAGAGGCCAAACTGAGACCTTCCGCAGACGAACTCCTCAGGCACATGTTTGTGCATTATCACTAG